Within Candidatus Saccharibacteria bacterium, the genomic segment CGTTTATATAGCCGAGTTGCTGGGCGTATAAAAGACCGCGAAGTGTGTCGCGCATCGCTTGGTCGTTGGGACCGCCGTATGGCGGGCGGAAGAAACTGGTAGAATGGTGCGTTGCTGCGCTGATGACTCTTCCGGTCTGGTTTATCTGCTGCTTGGACTGGAAAGCGTTTTGTAGATCGAAGTTGATATGGCTGAAAGTATGGTTGGCAACCGTATGGCCTTCTCTGGCCATTCGCTCAGCTATGCCCGAGTATTTTACAACATTGGAACCGACCAGGAAAAAAGTAGCCTGTATTTCTTGTTTTGAAAGTACATCGAGAATTTGCGGCGAATAGACTTCGTCTGGACCGTCATCAAACGTCAGAGCTATCTTCTTGGATGCGCCCGCTCCGTAGCGTTCTATGGCGTATGTGTGAGTGCCCACTGCGGCAGTCTCGTCTGTAGACAATATGCGCGTGACATTGTGCGAGTACGCCTGTACGGCAACTGTCTTGCCGCCAGTTTTTACAATGTGGTCAATTCTAACCAGCGGACCCGTACCGATGACGGGGACATTGATGGCTTCCAGTTGATTAGCCAGCGTTTCTGGTTGCGGCGTCTGGATGTTTACCGGCGCGGCTATGTTTATGGCAGATGTAGGCTGATGGGGTGCAACATTTGTTGGGGCTAGTACTCGTGGAACATAGAAATAGAGAAAAGTTCCGATACCGGTAGCCAGGAATAGAGAGAATACTTTAATGATTCTCCAGCGCTTCCCCGAAGGATCATGGAATACCTCATGTTCGTGTCGCGGTAATTGTATCCCTCGACTCATAGTATAATACCCGTAGCTTCATGATTAACTTATTTTAAGGGTCAAAAGCTATATCGTCAATGAATTTGGTCATAATGTACAATTATTGGTATGAATAAGCCTACAATCTCACTCAGTTCAACCCGGTCTAAGGTGTTAATCGGAGTGGTATTAGCCGCGGTAGCTATGGGTACATATATGGCTTTTTTTCTCCCGACGAACGATTTACCAAACTATATGTCGCCGAAGCAGCCGGCAGGCTCTTCTAGTAAGCAATCACAAACGCCAAAATCCTCTGGGTCAGCTGACGCTTCCGGAACCACAAATTCTATAATAAGTAGTATGCCTGAACACAGAAACATTGTTGCGACCGTGTTCTGGGTTGGGGAGGCAGCCGATACCGACAATGACTACATTCATAACCGCTCATCTACCTGGCAGGAGGACTGGCAGGGTCATTATGGAGGTGCAGACGATCCCGATAATCGATGCGGATATAATCCTTGCAGTTTCGTGCCAAAAGAGAACCCGTTTTATTTCGCCTTGCCGTTCAACGATTACCAAGAAAACGGCCAGCCGAAGCCGGCCAGCGTTCTGCAAAAGATACCATGGTATGCAGGCCAACCAAAAGAAGGGACTTCATTGCTGAAGAACCGCTGGGTCAAAATTACAAATGGCAACAAGGAGGTGTATGCCCAGTGGGAAGACGTAGGTCCGTTCAACGAAGACGACGTTGATTACGTCTTTGGCGACAATATACCTAAGGAAAGGCGCGCAGGAATAGACCTATCACCGGCAACCGCGATGTACCTAGGTATTAATGGTCGTGGAACGGTTACCTGGCAGTTTGTAGACGAGGCTCAAGTTCCAACGGGTCTGTGGAAACAAGTTGTTACGACTTCCGGCATCGTGTATTAATTAGACGACAAGGGGTGCAGCTGGAGTGGCGATGGCACCGCCCGTACCTGAGGTGGCCGGTGGCGGAGTCGTATTACCTGCCGGTGTTGTAACCGTTGTGCCTGTATTCTCCGGATTTGTCGTCCCTGGATCTGGACCGGTAGCTGGAGTTTCCGGTGTAGCAGCTGGTGTCGTGCCTGGTGTTGTAGTCGGAGTTGTGGCTGTAGTCGTAGGCGTAGGCGTTACGGGCGTTGTTGTGGTAGCAGTGGTAGTGGCAACTGCGACGCCGCCCATACCGCCCACTGTACCAGTTGTGGTAGCCGGTGTGGCTGCTGCCAAGGCAATCGCTTCCGCGGCAGCATCGGCAGCTTCCTGCTGGGCAGCAAGAGCCTCATTCTGCTGATCCAATAAGTGCTGTGCGGCGTCACTGGCTGCAATTTCTGCTGCTCTACGCTCATTTTGGGCGTCGACTATGGCCTGCCACGCGTCACTGGCTGCAATTTCTGCTGCTCTACGCTCATTTTGGGCGTCTATCCTATCCTGCCAGGCATCACGGGCTGCCTGTTCGGCGTCTAATCTAGCTTGCAGTGCGTCATCAACCAAACTAGATGCGGCAAGTGGGCGCAAGTATATAGCACTCGGAGGTGCAGGCGCTCCCGGTGCGCCGACCATGTTAACCGGCTTGGCTACTGATATAGACTGGATAGGAGTCTTGGCACTATGTGCCAAAAGTAAGGCTACTGTGACAGCGACTAAGGTTAAGATGAGTCTTGTTACCTCGGATTCTCGGTGTAAAGAGAAGTTGTATAGTTTCATCGGTCGTTCCTTTCGAGCACGTTTTATGTATAAAACATATATTTATTGGCAACATTAACACAGCTTGGGCAGTGCCTCAGTATGAATTTTTACAATTTTTGCTTTAAGTATTTTTAAGCTTGCTCGCACAACAAAAGTGGGAATAAAAGGGATTTGACCAACGTATTGTCCAGGGTTAGACCCTGTAAAAACTAAGGTATTTGTCTAGCTGCTTAGCGTAAAATGTGTCCCAATCTCGCCGTCCATTGCTAGTTGTATAGCGTTTTCGGTCTGACCATTCGCAATCCACATTTCAACACCAGCAGCAGCGGCTATCTTTGCAGCTTCAAACTTAGTCTTCATACCACCTTTACCATGAGCTCCATTTGAACCACCTGCTAAATGTTCGTACTGAGCAATATCACCCATGCTAATTTTTCTGATAATAGAAGACGGGTTATTCATGTCAGCGTAGACACCATCCACATCACTAAGTAGTACTAAGCGGACATCGTTACCGAATAGTTCTGACTTAGCGATTTGAGCAGCGTAAATTGCCGACAATTCATCGTTTTGACCAAATGACTGGTTGGATAGTTCGCCGTGAGTTATGCCGTCATTCTCGTTTAAGATTGGGATTTCTCCATGAGAGAGCAGAGTATGTGTAGTTCTTAGTGCTTCGTCATGCTCAGGGGTATTTATGTTAAGTTCCCTACGAGTTACTAATAGGCCGCCGTTTTCAACGCCCATTGCGTCGAACCAAGCATTTAATACACGCCTCCAACCAATAGTCGCAAGCCGCTGTATTTCGGGCATGGCTTCTTGACCGTCCGGTCGCATGGCAGTACCAGTTGCTTCCATACCAGCCGTAACAGCACCAGACGAGACTAGTGGCACATGGTAACCTTGTTGTCTGAGATTAAGAACTTGAGCGCAAATAAGCTTCATGGAATCACGGTCTAGTAACTCACGGCCGGCTTCGTGGCGAAACATAGAGGTAGTACCAATTTTAACGACCACAACCTTATCAAGTTGTTCAGATGTTTTTGACATTTATATACAATACGATTTTTAGTCGTAATAATATAGTTAAAAACAGTAAAGTTTGCTACCTACTGGCTCATCTCTACCAAAGCTGCTGGTATTTGGCTGCGGACTGTGGCATGTACGTGTTCGGGTACAACTCGAACTGGGTCCCATAGCCAGCGACGTTGAAGACAACGTCATACAGCAGGTTCCCAGGTCCTGTGCCTCCGTTAGCGGTCATCCAGTCGTACATGTATTGGAACCAGTTCGGCGCTTCACCGGCGCTGGCAGCGTTGCTCCACTCACAGAGCGCTATTGGCTTGCCATGCTGCGCCGCAAACAGGCGATACTGTTCGATACCCATAGGGCCGCCGTTTGATGTTCGGTTGATATGCGTGTTAAATGCTGACAGGTTGTTAGTACCAGATCCTTCCCAGTTATAGTAGTCGACACCAACTACGTCTACGTACTGGTCTCCAGGCCATGTAGTGCGCACGTCGTAACCCTGGTGAGTGCCGTCGTTTGGACACCAGACGGTCTTCGCGCCAGGAAAGTGAATCCGGACGAGGTTAGCCCAGCGTGCCCACGCAGTTTTAAAGTTGTTGACGTTACCAGGGGTCACAGACCACGGATACCACGTGCCATTAAACTCGTGTGCAAATCGGATGTGCATCTTCGTCGCGTCACGAGCGCCCCACGCGTTCTTGAGCGTGGTTAGTTGAGAGGTCCAACGTGAGTCAAACGCTCCAGAGGCAGCGGATCCCCACGCACCGCTCTCGCTGTTCAAGAAGGCGCCGATAGCCCAGTCCATGGCGGGGATGTTACCGTAAGGCGCCCCCGAAGGCACGAACCAACTAACTGATGCAATGTGGTTCCCTTCTGTGTCCTGTGCGGCCCAAGAGCCGCCGATCTCCACAGGACGGCCACGCCAGGCGGCAAAGCTGCCGTTCGCCGTGGTTGCAGCTTCGGACTGGCCGGATATCCACGTGCCTGTGCCTACGCCGCCAGTCGTCGTACCATTTGTATTTACGGTACTGGTCGTGCCGCCGCCCTGCAAATTGCCTGTGAGCGCGTAGGAATAGTTTGTGCCAAGGGTAAGACCAGTGTCAGTATAGGTAGTTGCTCCGGCAGCCGGGTTGGCTATGGTAGAACCACCGCGGTTAAGCGTGTAGTTAGTGAGAGTCGCGCCGCTATATGCCCAGGATAAACTAACAGTAGTATCGGTAGTAGCCGTAACCATAAAGTTAGATATGAAATTGCCGACACCGGATATAAGGAGTGAGACGGTATCGCTATAACCATCACCTGAGACAGTAAAGTTATATGTTGAGCCGGTGACTAAGAAATTAAATGTCGTCTCGCGCACCGCACCGCCGACTGTTCCTGACCATGGCCCGGTGCCTTCGGAATCCACTCCGTCGCGGCCTACCGTCCAGCCACCTGCAGGGTTAAGCGCTGTCGTCCATGTCAGTTTAGCCTGACCGCTGCCAAGATACGTTATCTGGGCCGATAATATACTAACGGGATTTGCCCTCATACGACGTCTGGCGCTATTACTCATACTATACAGGGTATCTTACATGCTTATATTTAGCTACATGATTATGCCGAACCGGGGTTCTACGTATTGAAGTAGCAGTCAAGCAAACTCGTAGCCAGTAATTGCAACGTGTCAATTATCGTATCGTTATTTAAGCTTTCGCCGTACACTAGCGGCAGTTCGGTGCAACCCAAAATTACAGTGTCTAGCTTATTGATTTGCCTAAACTTATTTACTGCTTGTTTGAACGTTTGTTGTTCATTTTTGTTTAGGGTGCCACTGAGCTGTTTATATATGTAGCTCTCAATTTGCCGAGAAAAATCACGCTGTGGTCGCACAATTTTAGCAATGTCAGCAAGAGCCTCATCGTAGAGCGTGGAACTTAAAGTCGTGGGCGTAGCTAACAGACCTACTCGCTTGTAGCCAGCAGTTTTAGCTTGTTCTGCAACAAGTCTGGGTATGGATAGGAACGGCACTTTAGTAACAGCCTGTAATTCAGGCAGTAGTATGTGTGCCGTATTGCAAGCAATACCGTTGACCGTACAGCCAGCTTTTTCAAGTAGCTTGGTACGCTCAATGAGCATTTGTTTGGCTTTTGGTAGTTCGTTTTTGTTTGATATGAAGTTGGGTACGGGTACGTTCAGTAGCACAATCTCTGGGTAATCGTCAAGTGCAGCAGGAGTATATTCCTGCGTACCTTTAATAATTAACTCGTATAGTTTTGCACTAGCTTGAGGTCCCATACCGCCAAGTATTCCAATGGCGGACATAGTAAACACTCCTAGTTAAGTAAATAGAAAAGATTCAAATAGTATTTTTATAAATAGGGCTTTAAGCCCAGTGCAAGAGGTGCCGAGAAAACGAGGCTGTAACTGGTAGGAAATTGTTGCTCAATTTCATAAACAATATTGTAACATATCTTTGACCACATAATTCTGGTAAAATGAGGCCTACACATAAAACTTAAAAAAGAGAACACTAATGTCTAAAAAAGAGCCCAAACTAAATCCACTGACCATTCCTGGGTATTTATTTATCCTCTTAATATCCTTCCTGACTATGCCGTATCTACCGCGGCCGACAGATCCACTTGGCTGGGGTCTTGTTACGGCGGCATATTGTTTGGTAGTTGGATTGCTGGGTGGTGGATGGTGGTGGCTGTCGAGTAAGTTCGCCGGAAAATAGTTATTTATTAAATATAAATGGCTCAAAATGTGGTTTAGCAGCGGCCTTGAGTGAGAAGTGCCGGTGGCGCTTCTCAAGAACTACCGATTTTTGACACTATTCCCCCTGTGGTGTTGGCTTAATAAATCTCAAATTTCTTTGTTAAAGCGTTTTGCAATATCTGTATTTAATTTCTTATGCCAGTCTTCAGTGTACGTCCGCGCATTTCTCAACAGTTCGTCCGAAAATGTTGCAACGTCATTGCCAGTAATCTCTAGCACATGCTTGTTATTTGCATTACCTTCCTCAAATAGTTCGAGTAAATCCTTAAAAATAGCTATCATGTCCATGCCTGAACCAGCAGCGTGATTCCACATATAATGCTGAATTTTGTGGTACACAAATGTGTAGTCTTCTGGAAGTGCTTTTGCGCGTGCTTCCATGGCTCGCCATTCTTTTTTGTCACCAATCAATTTCTCAAGTATATTTACCATTTAACCCTCCTTTAATTCATTAATCTTCGATGATACAAAGTTCCATTTTGCCCAAAACTTTCCAAGCTCCTCCTTGCCGAGTTTAGTTAAACTATAGAACTTACGGGGTGGGCCTACTACGGAGGGCTTCTTTTCTGTACTGACGTATCCGTTCTTTTCTAGGCGGAGCAAGATTGTGTAGACCGTGCCCTCTACAACGTCCTTAAAACCAAGTCTTCTTAATTGCTGAGTTATGTCGTATCCATAAGTAGGACTGCGACTGATAACTTCAAGTACGCAGCCCTCCAGAACGCCTTTTAGTAATTCAGTTATGTTGTTCAAATGGATGATTCCTTTACTATATAGTAACACTTAC encodes:
- a CDS encoding DUF1048 domain-containing protein, which encodes MVNILEKLIGDKKEWRAMEARAKALPEDYTFVYHKIQHYMWNHAAGSGMDMIAIFKDLLELFEEGNANNKHVLEITGNDVATFSDELLRNARTYTEDWHKKLNTDIAKRFNKEI
- a CDS encoding PadR family transcriptional regulator; amino-acid sequence: MNNITELLKGVLEGCVLEVISRSPTYGYDITQQLRRLGFKDVVEGTVYTILLRLEKNGYVSTEKKPSVVGPPRKFYSLTKLGKEELGKFWAKWNFVSSKINELKEG
- a CDS encoding aspartate/glutamate racemase family protein; this encodes MSAIGILGGMGPQASAKLYELIIKGTQEYTPAALDDYPEIVLLNVPVPNFISNKNELPKAKQMLIERTKLLEKAGCTVNGIACNTAHILLPELQAVTKVPFLSIPRLVAEQAKTAGYKRVGLLATPTTLSSTLYDEALADIAKIVRPQRDFSRQIESYIYKQLSGTLNKNEQQTFKQAVNKFRQINKLDTVILGCTELPLVYGESLNNDTIIDTLQLLATSLLDCYFNT